TTTTTGGAGGGGGttttaaagatgataaattagtATCTAATGATAAATGATCATTGCAACatagcatgtatatatataaagattTTTGCAGCTAATCATTTCCATTGATTGAAAGGCCTATAAATCCCATCCAATTTAAACCCCATTATGGTAAGACTCATTTTTTTTAGTAATTTGTTTTTCAATTATGTCCCTATAAATGACAAGAAATGACTAATAAACATCACCaacaatatacacatatatatgtaATGATTAAGGTTTAAGCATGCACTTAGTCCCATTATCGATTCCATCTCTATACTCCACACTTTGTTCAGATCATTCCCTGcacataaataaatgaaaaacacaTTGTTGTACTCTCAAACTTGTGGATTCCAGCAAAATTACTCATACAGACCACTCTGCTTCTATGTACAACTAAGGGTACTGATTACCAGTACTACCACAGGCGTTTTTAGAACTTATGAACTTTTTTTATGCCATTTATTTTCCAAAAGGGAATCCTAGAATTCAAGCCAACTGACCACAAAGGGCCATTCTACTACGTTAAATGTTCAGTCCCCTCTAGTTCCATGTTATAGAATTCCGTACAATCAAGTAAAATCACCAACCCCGTGAATCTCAAACCACTAAGTCTCTCTATCTTTTAAAAACTAGTTACCTGTCTCTAAAACAGGACAGAAAGAGGTATCAAAGCTTGATTCAGTTGTCACATTTACTCATTCAATTATTAGATCTTGTTTAACTACCGGCTTTGGATTAAATAACAAAAAGAAAACGTACATAAGATAAAGATAGCAATAATACAACAAAAAGAGAAGACAAAAGACCACAATATTTCTAGACATAAaagaattttatttaaaaaaatagataaaagaaAGAACAATAATACGATACTTTGTGCATTTTGATCTTTCACGTGTTAATGTCATACAATACCATGTGACAGGCTTTGCCACAAGAAAAGGTAAATAAATTATATGGCAAAACTTGTCCTATATTTGAACTAAAATCATTAGAGTAGCATGTAGTTTGaactaaattttatttaattcataatGATTGGAAATAATATTTAAGTCTCTAGTACCTGAAGGCACCGTACATATCTCTTTGTGTACCCTAAATCATTAACTAAAGGGACATCCAAGGCTTTTGCCAATTGACGAGCAGATGCAACAAACCTGCAAGAATCACGTGTTACTGGCAAACAAACTAAGGTGAAACCAAATAGTATGCATATGTACAAAAGGTCATGCATGaaatatgtgaatgaggtaaAGATGAAATGGTCTTTTAGCAAGAACACCACTTCTACATCAACATCAGTTGGATGCTTCAGTACACCACTTTACATGCCATTCAGTAACACAACAGAGGAATAATTCCAAACATGTTCGAGCCATCACCTACATTCAACCCTACCAAGTCTTTTAAAAAGTTCCAAAAAGTTTACTTATTTTCTTTAGCCTACTTGATCTAAGGTTATACCCCTGAAAGATCCAAAGATGTGACTCCTGTCCTTTCTCATCAATTCCCCAACATCATCCTTTACATACCTTTAATCCGTCCTAATTGAACCAAATCGCCTATGGGAGCATGAGAACATCCAGGTCTTTGTTGCACGAGTAAAGCATTTATGTTATCTTCTTTTAATTCACTTTATTTCACGCTACCCACCCATTCTTGTGGATATTTAGCTTTTCTTAAATGAAATTTCTATTTCTCTATTCCAGCTAGACCGATCTTATGGATGTGTTATCCTCTAACTACCCTACAGAAACCAATAACATAGAGCATTATATGGCCTTGTCAATGCATCATACTTCACTTCAAACTGGCAGGCATCTGTATAGTATTTCTACATTTCACAGATAACACCTTATACCCTCAATACTTAGTACTACCAAAAAGATTTGCAATAAAGAATTCCTGATTTTCAATTCAGAACCAGTCTAGGAAGCATGAATAGGCACAGCCCCCATTCCTCAGGCATGCCTCATAACAGTtgcaaataaataattaacatatTACAGAGACTGCTCTAATAAGAGTATAAAACTCACATGTTACAGTTAGTCTGTAAGTCCGGTGCAGATAAGTTGGATGATGAATTCTGTGCAGATGCTTGGTACTTCTGTGCAGCAGCTCCAAGTTGACTTACCTGGAATTTATTTTAGTTAGTTATACTAGTCTAGGAAAATGCAGCTTTACTCCAACACATATCAGGTAAAGGCTTCATTGAATCTATAAAAGAATGCTCTTCAGAGTATAAGGCAAAGAAATCACAGAAAGACCAGAGGGGAAAATTTAAATGACATGCTCAAGTTCGCTCAAGTTCTCTCCAAACATATACTCCGCCCTAAAGAAGGAAACAGAGAGTTTTCCTTTTCAGGATCCGGAATGGAGAAAGGAGAGAGGAAGGGGGATTCTTAAACATCTTCCTTCACCTTCTACTACTTGTATCCCTGTTTCTAAAATCTATGTTCTTTTAGAGTGGAGACGAGAGGAACTTGTTCAGCAATAAATTATGGTTTTTAATGTGCCAGCATGATAGTAAGGAGAAATAAAGTCAAGTTAACTTACATTCATAAATACTCTATGAAAGGATGCTGCAAGACTACTACTTAAGCACATAAATCTACATCTGACATATAAAGCATCCTTTTGTATACCTGAGGTATTATCAATCTCCGAGGGATAAGCTCCTCATGACGCCGTGCACAAAACTCCCAAGAGCAAATCTAGAATGTATAAACAAGATAAGAAAAAACAAAATGTCAACCAAACAGATGTTCCTGCAGTTATACTTACTTTAGCACATGGAATTTAACATCTCCAAACCTTTAGATCTGGAGAGAAAACAATACGAAGTTGACCATCCCgaactacacgaagatgctcgaAAACACTCTCCTGTATTGCTTTTGCATAATCGAGGACAATTTGACCATTTCCATTAAGATATTCACGCGGCATATCAACATAAAGAAGCTCCTCCAAAGTGCCACTATCATATTTGATTTTAAATAATCTGGGCAGAACCTCAACAGTTGTCTCTGAAAGCGCAAATAGAGAGTGTGTTAGAAAAGCAAGAATTTGACATTTACTCTCTCTTCATGTGTAAATTTGTGCAACCTGGGACATGTTATATTAAAACCTTTTCCCCACATAGTCACAAGTTGTATTCTTCATCAAAGAAGACAAATGAAATTCTACTTAGATTTCAGCTGCTTAGAAATTAAAGATAGATATTTGAATGCTTCAGTATGAACCACTTATTTCAATGAAAGCCAAACTCCTCATTAAAAAGAGATAAACTTTTGCACCATGGATGAAAATAACATATTCTACAAGCTTTATAACATTCAGTTTCCTGTTGGAAGCAACTTCAAGGAGTCAAAGAAAATAGACTTCTACCTTACAATCACTGATCATTTTACTTTGAATAGTACTACCGGTCTACTCCTTCCTTTTATATTCGTAAAACTTTTACATAAGGGGGATAGAAAAGTTAAAGAAGCAAAGCAACATTGCATTACCTACAACTGATTCATAGTATAAGAACGTTTCATGGCAGTTCAAGTGCAATCGAAGTAAAAGAAATCTATTAATCCACCTGAGAGTGACCTGATAGGGAAGCCTAGTGTCTCTGATGCATTAAGACTCAGACAAAGAGCAGAGATTGAAGATGCAACTTATCCTGAATCCGTGCTCTAAATGAAGCCCATGCACCTAGATATGATGCATATCCAAAGAGACAATCACTAGGAAGGTAGCATGCACCATTTCATTTTGTAGAGTGTCTTCTTTCATGCAAAGCAGGCCCGGATATTGAATAAAGCAGGTATCAGAAGTATATGTCAAAGGATTGCATTCAGATGCAAATTCTTTATGTATAAGCAGGAGATGTGAGCTTTGCCACTAATTGTTTGCCAAAGGACAGAAAACAAACAGACATTGAATCATAAtaatttccaagattttcctaCAATCCATAGATGCAGAACTAGATAAAACATTAATTAGGAAGCAAGGACCATTTACATAAAATATAGAATACTTTCTTCACTTAATGGCAAGATGTACATAGCTCCATATTTAACGTGATAAAATACAATCAGCTACTAAAGCAGGAATGATTAGATTACCATAAAATATCAAGTTGAAGAGGTAAAAGACATAACATACCAAAACCACGACCTGGTTTGCGGTTGCATATTTCACAGTGCCATATATCCTGCAAAATCTGCAATTAAATTTCTAATATTTCTTCACAGTGGCAACACATCAAAGCTTAGACTTCGCAGAGCATTCTAGAATGTAGGAACTAGAAAGTATCATTTTATTTGGCCAAAAATCCaatgagataaaaaaaaaatattggcaAACAAGATCCTAGCAAACTCCTCTGTCAGTCTGCAAGATACTACTAAATTTTCTAACAATAAAATTAAGCTTTCTCCAAGCATATAAATTCAAATCTTAACATCCATAAGAAAATTATCATCACATCCCAACCCAACCTTCTAAAACTGTCAGCTTGGGATCATATAAAGTCGTTCAAAAATCACATAAATTTTAGCACTAGACCTACATATCTCACAAGGAGAACCAAATTCTTCGTACTTATCCTTGAGTAAGGTCAGGGCTATAATGGAAGGTGCAGCACCTTATCTAAtagttttcttcttcttttttctgagTCTCACTGCTCTCTAGAATAGCATAAGCTATTGACATTTTGCACCTCAAACAACAAACAGTGTTCCTCAAAGACATCATTTAGCAAAGCTAGAATTCCCAGAAGGGAGTGTGCCAAGGGTGTTCCACGCCAACCACTGCCCCTCTCTCTTTCCTCTCACTAGGGACACTAAAGTGCAAGTCAATTTTTTTAAACAACATACCTGAGGAAAAACACCATTAGTCTGCCGACTATTTCCATATAACGAAACACACCACCTTTTCTTTGAATTAGGAGCAAAATATTCGGCAACAAATTTTCGCCAGAATTCAATATTGTTATCCTACATCAACAACATGTGTTACTACCAAGGAAAACAGCAAAACCACCAGAAGAACAATTAATCCCACAAGTGAAATTATCTTACATTAGGCCTATACTGTTGCTGATACATGTATTGAGTCAAACGCCGAGCACAAGTGCCAGGTTCATAAGCTGGTCTAACAGCAGATCTTATAGGCAAATTCTGCTGCAGAAACTGTGGCTGTAGTTGAGGCCTTTGTTGAGGAAGTGACTTCAACAATTGGTGGTGATATTGCATCTGCAACATACGCTGTTGTTGCAAAAGATTCATCTGTGCAAGAGCAGCTTGAGAAGACTGCCTGGACAATTGGAGgaactgctgctgctgctgctgctgttgttgttgttgctgctgctgctgcaAAAGCATTGCCTGATCAGACTGTTGACGTTCCAACTTTACAGGTCCTATGCCTCTTCCACCTTGGTTCTGTTGAGGCTCTAGCTTCACTGGTCCAACATTCCGGAATGACTGCAACTGTTGCTGGGGACCAACCTGATCATTTATAGTCTGAGGTTCCAACTTGACTGCACTTTTGGCCCCTAACTCTCCTCGGGTTGATTGAAATTGCTGAAGTGATTGACTCTGTGAAAGAGGGAACTGCTGCATTGACTGCTGACCCTGATGAAACTTTTGCGGCTCAAATTGTCTAACTTGAGATTGCTGTTGATCTAACATTTCAGGGTTTCCAGCATAGTTTGTAATTTGCTGATTTGGAATTTGGCCTGATGACCCAAAATTTGCAATGGTTGATGGTGTGAACGATGAAGGAGGTGCATTAAAACCAATCTCATTTGCTACAGCGGTGAGAGGATCAGACTCAGCAGTGGCATCAAAACCTCTCTGCTGCAAACCACTAGCACCAGAGAGATCAGAGTTAGAACCCCCATTTCCGAAAGTCTGATTGTGAAGTGATGAAACGTTTGCTGTGCTACCTAGCAAATTCATGTTATACTGCACTCTTGGTGAGACAAGTGATGAAAATGTAGCTTGTTGAGGCATTGAACCACCTTGAGATCCCAAAATAGCAGAATTCGATCGCATTAGTGCAGGAGAACCAGATTGAGCGCCACCAATTGAATTTCCAGGCCTAGAAGGTACCATTTCCCAAGAATTACTGCAACTGCTCAAAAAATTCACCAAAAAGAACTACTACATCTCGAATTCACCATCCAGTTGAGCTTCCCTGGGCACCTCGACAAAGAAAGGCCATAATTATATTCAACCAAGAAGCAAAATCAGGCCATACTTAGAACTAGATACTCCAGCTTGTCAACATCTCAGAAAAGAAGTCACAACAGCTTCCATTTGTGACTACTAAAACCTGAAACATAGAAAATAAAGCATTAATTTCCGGCAAGAAGATAGACctctattaaaaaaaatttagaacCAGTTCACAAATAAGAACTTCACTGAGAAGCTGAAACCATTTAGTGAAAATTCTAATTAGATTAGAACAATTAAACCATAGAACACAAAATCACAAAACCAAAGCCAAAACCCACCATCAAATGAGTCGACTCAGTTTCGCACAAATTTATGGTTTAAGCTAACGTAATTCTATAAAAAGAGAATGAAAGTAACATATACTAagtgaaaatatgaaataaaagcaAACCAAAATATATGAAGCCTTTTGTAATCTAAATATGGTTGCAAACaaaataaaggaaaaagaaagaaaatacatGGATTGAAGGCTAAAATTACAATATAAATCTCTCTTAAATTTGAACCCTTTTTTCTCAttctgaaataataataaaaaagaagatAGCAACACCAACAcccacaaaaaaaaagaaaaagaaaaaagtagaAGTATATAAAATGAAGCTGGATAACAATGAAAACCCACATATTAAGAAAAACACGCGGAcacgcacacacacacacaaaattcacaaacaaATTGAAAACCCAAAGACTGAGAAGAGAAAGATAGAAGAAAAGTGAAGTACTCTTTGTTCTTCACTCAAACAAAGAAAATCCACTggcaaaaagaaaagggagagagAACTTACAATGTGAAGTGGCACTGTTGTTGAGAGGTAAAAGAAATTTTTTATCATTGCCTATCCACAAAAAGGAAAAAACCCAAAAAGAAACCAAACACAACTTCAAACAAAGCCGAATATAATATCTGggggaaaaaaatattttgttctTAAAAGTTCTTTCCCATTGTATTCGGAAGTAAAATgcgatattaaaaatattatcgtCATCGTATTTCAGTAAaatcttttatttaatttccaATAGTATTTTATGTTTTCCTTTGTTGGGTATTTTATTGAGTCTCTGCTCTTTCTATGCCTTTTCGTTTCACTGTTTTGTTTCGTTTATTTAGAAAGCAGAGTATTGAGGTTATATGTGTGTTCTTCCGGACGTCAAAATCCCTTCGAATTGGATTTAATTTTTGCTTTTTaggattttttctatttttataatcGGGTAAATTACACCAAGCTCACTTAATTAATACTAactttatattttagtcactcaattttaaaaagttacaaattaaTCATtgaactattaataaatttacaaatttaaacttTAATCACTCAATCTTTGCACCATTACTCTTTAACTCGATAATCCAAACGATACTAACAACTCAAACTCCAACCTTTAGCAAAGTcattatcaacccattctcaaacCAAATCAACTAAGCAAGTTCCCCCTTCAATTAAAATCATAATTGAAGAAAATCAAtaatcaaattattcacatactCTTATCTGGAACCAACAACCAAATATACCGTAAACAAATATACCGGAAACAAATAAACAAGGGAAGCAAGTTTCATGTTTCAACAAAACCCAAACAAGACCCACAAAAGCAGAAGAACAAAAAAACTCAAaagaaaaattatcaaaatattaaaaaattatcagTTAAATATACCATATTCAATTAGGAGTTGCTTCAAGAGTGCCATGCAATGATGGTTCAAtccaaataattattatttttaacctcATCAAATAAAATCTCACCACCCATCCGAAAAAACCTAAGTCACCCGTAATCACATAATTCATGGTTTTGTTATTGTCATCACCGAGAGCCATGCAGAACAAACAAAATGAACAAAGAAATGGACTAAAACAAGGAAAGACAGACTGACTTTTGGACTAAATCCAAAAACAAAAGACTTAAAGAATGGTATTGCTTAACTCCCAGGATATATGGTTATAAATAGGAGCAAAAAGTTTCACTCAAATGACAACTCTTTTATCCTTTTTATTGAAAATCGGAGATTTTTCGAAAAGAAAAAACCCAAGACTTCTACCATTAACTCGTGTTAGAAATATTGATAAAtcgttaaatattttaataaaaaaattctaaacttgtttttagtgaaattcatatttgatgttttcaaaatcaaaattttccttTTCCCATTTAACCATTAGAAGACATGCTTAACTCAAATTTAGAATATAACAATATAACATAGCACATGCCATGTTTAGATAAAATAAAGGTTTGAATATatgtatttcggtaatttcatatCTAAATACATTCATTTAAAGTTTCGagagttaaaattaaataaaatttaaaggagTTAAACTATTAATGTATCGATATTGAAGGGTTGAAAAGTAATCTTACCACCATAttaacttaaaatatttaaatttttttataggtTAAacgaaattta
This is a stretch of genomic DNA from Gossypium arboreum isolate Shixiya-1 chromosome 11, ASM2569848v2, whole genome shotgun sequence. It encodes these proteins:
- the LOC108473565 gene encoding transcriptional corepressor SEUSS-like → MVPSRPGNSIGGAQSGSPALMRSNSAILGSQGGSMPQQATFSSLVSPRVQYNMNLLGSTANVSSLHNQTFGNGGSNSDLSGASGLQQRGFDATAESDPLTAVANEIGFNAPPSSFTPSTIANFGSSGQIPNQQITNYAGNPEMLDQQQSQVRQFEPQKFHQGQQSMQQFPLSQSQSLQQFQSTRGELGAKSAVKLEPQTINDQVGPQQQLQSFRNVGPVKLEPQQNQGGRGIGPVKLERQQSDQAMLLQQQQQQQQQQQQQQQFLQLSRQSSQAALAQMNLLQQQRMLQMQYHHQLLKSLPQQRPQLQPQFLQQNLPIRSAVRPAYEPGTCARRLTQYMYQQQYRPNDNNIEFWRKFVAEYFAPNSKKRWCVSLYGNSRQTNGVFPQDIWHCEICNRKPGRGFETTVEVLPRLFKIKYDSGTLEELLYVDMPREYLNGNGQIVLDYAKAIQESVFEHLRVVRDGQLRIVFSPDLKICSWEFCARRHEELIPRRLIIPQVSQLGAAAQKYQASAQNSSSNLSAPDLQTNCNMFVASARQLAKALDVPLVNDLGYTKRYVRCLQISEVVNSMKDLIDYSRETRMGPIESLAKFPTRSSPSSAQHSSAPQIEEQQHVTRENANNDPHSIQSTVLQPYTSNAVASVNNSQCAKSTSSASTIVGLLRQNSMNSRIENQMNNPNSPYAGTPVPIPSAGSSTSLPLTQPNPSSPFSSPMPSSSSLPPQSSHNALGTSTTAKSVNSANPSAQIPPQQSSQTSEVDPNESQSSVEKIIQEMMISSQFSETGSMVSVGFMENDLNNNNGLPQVSGSCLMGNGFVNNNSGIGSGGGFGNMNGGVGLSPNPTAMRSTMGNNSMNYTGRVSMPLMPQDAMNHQQQELANRLLNGLGAVNGFSNLQFDWKSP